A stretch of the Bacteroidota bacterium genome encodes the following:
- a CDS encoding radical SAM protein codes for MLFKDIPDNTDHPVMLPFEGKDVPHLIIEVNQKCNITCRACYKSKFDYTKPLDEIKSEVDYAVSRRNLHVITLAGGEPSLHPKLPEVIKYIAQKGVMVQMLSNGFALTDKRLKLYKEAGLFKIFLHIDSQQQRPDVESGASENELNTLRETISNRILTHGIKCGLEVTLYQDSLKDFPAFFEYYLKSPGYQWLLVTCCCDSSKISEKFGKDRHYKSEANKESLVHQQVTNKEVFHSLYGNYKMLPYAYIASSENSEDMRWLIYFSFSISKKNGKTKILHVKPSFKRLAILGNMLHQKKFGTYSFDVVWTEFQTFSVCLLYGFISLNFITLFHTIGFLLNLLLPGSKITYKLTCFQQGPNLTASGSIEYCKDCPDITVRNGKLIPVCMVDLLSETPKNQKSFGS; via the coding sequence ATGCTATTCAAAGATATTCCAGACAATACAGATCATCCTGTAATGCTGCCATTTGAAGGCAAAGATGTGCCGCACCTGATAATCGAGGTAAATCAAAAATGCAATATAACCTGCAGGGCTTGTTATAAATCCAAATTCGACTATACCAAGCCGCTGGATGAAATTAAATCCGAAGTTGACTACGCTGTTTCCCGGAGAAATTTACATGTCATTACACTGGCAGGCGGCGAGCCCAGCCTGCATCCCAAACTACCTGAAGTCATTAAATACATTGCTCAAAAGGGTGTTATGGTGCAAATGCTAAGCAATGGTTTTGCCTTAACAGATAAAAGGTTGAAGCTATATAAAGAAGCGGGCCTTTTTAAAATCTTTCTCCATATTGATTCTCAGCAACAACGGCCTGATGTTGAAAGCGGAGCTTCTGAAAATGAATTAAATACTTTACGCGAAACAATTTCAAATAGAATTTTAACTCATGGGATTAAGTGCGGCCTGGAAGTTACATTGTATCAAGATAGTTTAAAGGACTTTCCCGCTTTTTTTGAGTATTACCTGAAATCGCCAGGCTACCAATGGCTGCTTGTCACTTGCTGCTGCGACTCATCAAAAATCAGTGAAAAATTTGGGAAAGATCGTCATTACAAATCAGAAGCAAACAAAGAATCCCTAGTTCATCAGCAGGTTACTAACAAGGAAGTGTTTCACAGCTTATACGGGAATTACAAAATGCTTCCTTATGCATACATCGCTTCAAGTGAAAACTCAGAAGATATGCGATGGCTTATATATTTTTCTTTTAGCATCAGTAAAAAAAATGGCAAAACAAAAATTTTACATGTAAAGCCCTCCTTTAAGCGACTTGCCATTTTAGGGAATATGCTTCACCAAAAAAAATTCGGAACTTATTCGTTCGATGTTGTCTGGACGGAATTTCAAACATTTTCGGTTTGCCTTCTGTATGGTTTTATCAGTCTTAATTTTATTACCTTATTTCATACAATTGGGTTCTTATTAAATCTATTATTGCCGGGATCTAAAATAACATATAAGCTTACCTGTTTTCAGCAGGGCCCAAATTTGACAGCATCAGGAAGTATAGAGTACTGCAAAGATTGTCCGGATATTACTGTCAGAAACGGAAAGTTAATTCCAGTTTGCATGGTAGACCTTCTTTCTGAAACACCGAAAAATCAAAAAAGCTTCGGCAGTTAA
- a CDS encoding hemerythrin domain-containing protein encodes MKDPIKTLYNEHETIVLAIDIAGKLDSLLVKDETRYITILSQLIKFFKCYADQYHHRKEEDILFPEMNKKNELLADGVIKEMFENHEDFRGLIRNIEAFLGKKDYLRVQQQLRIYTEALLDHIAVENDEVFQMAETLLTKEELEKIYFRFEDCDRAIGEQQKAAFKDQLREIQNNLI; translated from the coding sequence ATGAAGGATCCGATAAAGACACTGTACAATGAACATGAAACTATAGTCCTTGCGATAGATATAGCAGGGAAATTAGATTCGCTGCTTGTAAAAGACGAAACAAGATATATAACAATTCTTAGTCAATTGATTAAGTTTTTCAAATGTTATGCGGATCAGTATCATCACCGTAAGGAAGAAGATATTCTTTTCCCGGAAATGAATAAAAAAAATGAGTTGTTGGCAGACGGTGTAATAAAGGAAATGTTTGAAAATCACGAAGACTTCCGCGGTCTGATCAGGAATATTGAAGCGTTTCTTGGTAAAAAGGATTACCTCCGTGTACAACAACAACTCCGTATTTATACAGAAGCGCTGCTTGATCATATTGCTGTTGAAAACGATGAAGTATTTCAAATGGCAGAAACCCTTCTGACTAAAGAGGAACTTGAAAAAATATACTTCAGGTTTGAAGATTGCGACCGGGCAATTGGTGAGCAACAAAAAGCCGCATTCAAAGATCAATTAAGGGAAATACAAAATAATTTGATATAA
- a CDS encoding 2-oxoacid:ferredoxin oxidoreductase subunit beta — protein sequence MNSITNTGSKLIPRDFIPDQDVKWCPGCGDYSILKQVQTVFPELGIPKENFVFISGIGCSSRFTYYMDTFGMHSIHGRAAAIASGVKMANPELSVWIISGDGDALSIGGNHFIHFMRKNFDIKMLVFNNQIYSLTKGQYSPTSEKGKITKTTPYGSIEEPFNPIELALGAKATFIARTLDRDPKHMQAVIKRAHQHKGGAFVEIYQNCPIFNDGAFFPFSEKETKKEEAIYINHGKPLVFGNSEEKGIKLDGLKPVIVNIKEAGLSIEDLWIHDERNKTKANIIARFSDSTEVHFPRPFGVVYTEERTIYEEELRLQVENAKIKKGKLPLNKILSGEKIWQIV from the coding sequence ATGAACAGTATTACAAATACAGGTTCAAAACTCATTCCCAGGGATTTTATCCCGGATCAGGATGTGAAGTGGTGTCCGGGCTGCGGAGATTACTCCATTTTGAAACAGGTGCAAACTGTATTTCCGGAATTAGGAATTCCAAAAGAGAATTTCGTTTTTATTTCCGGTATTGGCTGCTCTTCGCGTTTTACATATTACATGGATACATTTGGCATGCACAGTATTCATGGAAGAGCTGCGGCCATTGCCTCCGGTGTTAAGATGGCTAATCCCGAATTGAGTGTGTGGATTATCAGCGGCGATGGAGATGCCCTATCTATCGGGGGGAATCACTTTATCCATTTTATGAGAAAGAATTTTGATATCAAAATGCTTGTGTTCAATAACCAGATATATAGCCTTACAAAAGGACAATATTCTCCGACTTCAGAAAAAGGTAAAATCACTAAAACAACTCCCTATGGATCTATTGAAGAGCCCTTTAATCCGATAGAGTTGGCGCTCGGTGCTAAAGCAACATTTATAGCCCGCACACTCGACAGGGACCCGAAACATATGCAAGCTGTTATTAAGCGCGCTCATCAACATAAAGGAGGAGCGTTTGTTGAAATATATCAGAACTGCCCGATATTCAATGATGGCGCCTTTTTCCCGTTTTCTGAAAAGGAAACAAAAAAGGAAGAAGCGATTTATATCAATCACGGGAAACCGCTTGTGTTTGGCAACAGTGAAGAAAAAGGAATAAAGCTGGACGGATTAAAACCTGTTATTGTAAATATTAAAGAAGCCGGCCTATCTATTGAAGATCTATGGATACATGATGAAAGGAATAAAACAAAAGCCAATATCATAGCACGATTCTCAGATAGTACTGAAGTTCATTTCCCGCGGCCATTTGGCGTAGTTTACACTGAGGAAAGGACAATTTATGAAGAGGAATTGAGACTTCAGGTTGAAAATGCTAAAATCAAAAAGGGGAAGCTTCCCTTAAACAAAATATTGTCCGGAGAAAAAATCTGGCAGATAGTATAG
- a CDS encoding 2-oxoacid:acceptor oxidoreductase subunit alpha has protein sequence MNSVESESIVIRISGDSGDGMQLTGMQFTDTAAFLGQDLNTFPDYPSEIRAPAGTVAGVSGFQVHFGSKEIFTPGDQYDVLVAMNAAALKVDFPKLKMGGILIANTSGFDAKNLKLANYTTGTNPLEDNSLDNYIIYKVEVSKLNNEVLSGTGLGTKERERCKNMFVLGILFWMFNKPLDYTLNFIKEKFGKNQDMADANIKSLQAGWNFGENTEIFTTRFRISSAKLPTGNYRNISGNHATAIGLLAASEKARLPLFLGSYPITPASDILHELSKYKANGVLTFQAEDEISGICSAIGASYAGNLAVTTTSGPGFSLKTEALGLAAMLEIPLVVINVQRGGPSTGLPTKTEQSDLLMAMYGRHGESPLPVLAASSPSDCFDAAYEACRIAVEHMTPVILLSDGYIANGSEPWRFPTEDRLREINAGFLTKPHSEAEGLLPYKRNEKLARSWIKPGTKGLEHRIGGLEKQNDTGNVSHDPQNHELMTQLRAEKIQKIADYIPLAQVDTGSENAGVVVLSWGSTYGTIKTTVLELAEEGYDVANIHLRHINPFPKNLGELLRNFKKVLIPEINSGQLIQLIRAKYLIPATGFNKIQGLPFTTRELKDKIIKTLNDK, from the coding sequence ATAAATAGTGTGGAATCGGAAAGCATAGTTATCCGCATTTCCGGCGATTCTGGTGATGGTATGCAGCTTACAGGCATGCAATTTACAGACACTGCAGCTTTTCTGGGCCAGGATCTGAATACATTTCCGGACTATCCTTCTGAGATTCGTGCGCCGGCCGGCACAGTGGCAGGTGTTTCAGGCTTTCAGGTACACTTTGGGAGCAAAGAAATCTTTACTCCGGGAGATCAATATGATGTATTGGTAGCCATGAATGCCGCAGCATTAAAAGTGGATTTCCCCAAATTAAAAATGGGCGGGATTCTGATAGCCAATACATCCGGATTCGATGCTAAAAATTTAAAGCTGGCCAATTATACGACGGGTACTAACCCCCTCGAAGACAACTCGCTTGACAATTACATCATTTATAAAGTAGAAGTAAGCAAGCTTAATAATGAAGTGCTTTCGGGCACAGGCCTTGGAACAAAAGAAAGGGAACGTTGTAAAAACATGTTTGTTCTGGGTATTCTTTTCTGGATGTTTAATAAGCCGCTTGATTATACTTTGAATTTTATAAAGGAAAAGTTTGGAAAAAATCAGGATATGGCTGACGCGAATATCAAATCGCTGCAGGCAGGTTGGAATTTCGGAGAAAACACGGAAATTTTTACTACCCGATTTAGAATCTCCTCAGCCAAGCTGCCAACCGGGAACTACCGGAACATTTCAGGTAACCACGCTACAGCTATTGGATTGCTTGCGGCTTCTGAAAAAGCCAGATTACCTTTGTTCCTTGGGTCATACCCAATTACCCCGGCATCTGATATATTGCATGAGCTTTCAAAATACAAAGCGAACGGAGTATTAACGTTCCAGGCAGAAGATGAGATATCCGGAATATGCTCAGCGATTGGCGCATCTTACGCTGGAAACCTGGCTGTAACCACAACATCGGGACCCGGTTTTTCGTTGAAAACAGAAGCTCTCGGACTGGCTGCAATGCTCGAGATTCCTTTGGTTGTTATTAATGTTCAGCGAGGGGGACCTTCAACAGGACTTCCTACAAAAACCGAACAATCAGACCTCTTAATGGCAATGTATGGAAGACATGGAGAATCTCCACTCCCTGTATTGGCTGCATCTTCCCCCTCCGATTGCTTTGATGCGGCTTATGAAGCATGCAGGATCGCGGTTGAACACATGACACCGGTGATTCTTTTAAGTGACGGATACATCGCGAATGGCTCGGAGCCCTGGCGTTTCCCTACCGAAGATCGGCTCAGAGAAATTAACGCAGGTTTTCTCACCAAACCGCATTCAGAAGCAGAAGGCTTGCTCCCATACAAGCGAAATGAGAAACTCGCACGCTCATGGATTAAGCCAGGCACAAAAGGACTTGAGCATCGCATTGGTGGACTGGAAAAACAAAATGATACAGGCAATGTCTCCCACGATCCCCAAAATCACGAATTGATGACACAGCTGCGTGCGGAAAAAATACAAAAAATAGCCGATTATATTCCGTTAGCCCAGGTAGACACAGGCAGTGAAAATGCCGGCGTGGTTGTATTAAGCTGGGGCTCTACATACGGAACAATTAAAACCACTGTGCTTGAGCTGGCCGAAGAGGGATATGATGTAGCGAATATACATCTCCGGCATATTAATCCATTCCCGAAAAACCTCGGTGAGCTTCTCAGAAATTTCAAAAAAGTATTGATTCCCGAAATAAATTCAGGCCAGCTCATTCAACTCATCCGGGCAAAATATCTTATTCCTGCTACTGGCTTCAATAAAATACAAGGGTTGCCTTTTACTACACGGGAATTGAAGGACAAGATTATTAAAACACTAAACGATAAATGA
- a CDS encoding 4Fe-4S binding protein encodes MPDYSLRRSIVLGSVYLLIGLHIAHWKISGCSLAPLELNEVSYTLHLGMITAGFIFMSAAVISTLIVGRFFCSWGCHLLALQDLSSWLLSKAGIRPKPVRSRMLLWIPILAMFNLFIFPLAKRLWEGNGLPDFHVVSDVHQWSSFISNNLWRNLPGPGITVLTFVVCGFLMIYFLGSRSFCNYACPYGAIFSVVDRLAPGRIALTGDCTQCGLCTARCQSDIRVHEEINRFGMVVNPACLKDLDCVSVCNEQAIHFSFTSPPLFGKDTQVKKYYSYSRFEDFVIGIIFLLSLFILRGLYETIPFLLAIAISILFASYFLFAYRLIKEKGICLFNNNTLKKMGRYTSVGKFSLIIGLFILSFMLHSIFIRWHYYSGTRAYLLVKKYAEVSAGGYMSPHLFKTADLALVHFKKIDRWGLLTPASINRQLASLYLMQRDYPLAVQHLQKTLLQSPADNEARLRLGNAYHLWGKSAEASDVFRNLISGFGQLFSKRDTAIFAGANSQLGDILVSQKKYRSAFLCYSAALSMDSCNAVLWLSYGSALVKNGQLSRAKDCLIKSLEIDPGCAPAHFNLGTVYALMSQTEDAVLHYRLSAQLNPKRAETFCNLGILFFKQHKFNEAEVALGKAGELDPNSAIIYSYMAKVLDEKKESHRSDNIIQQ; translated from the coding sequence ATGCCTGATTACAGTCTTCGGCGATCAATAGTTCTTGGAAGTGTATACCTGTTAATTGGTCTGCATATTGCGCACTGGAAAATTTCAGGCTGCTCCCTGGCACCACTGGAACTTAATGAAGTGTCGTATACGCTTCATTTAGGAATGATAACTGCCGGATTTATTTTTATGTCTGCTGCTGTTATTTCAACACTTATTGTGGGCCGTTTTTTTTGTTCCTGGGGATGTCATCTGCTCGCCCTACAGGATTTGTCATCATGGTTACTTTCTAAAGCCGGCATACGTCCGAAGCCTGTTCGATCCCGTATGTTATTGTGGATACCCATACTTGCCATGTTCAATCTTTTTATTTTTCCACTGGCAAAACGCCTATGGGAAGGAAATGGATTGCCCGATTTTCATGTTGTTTCAGATGTACATCAATGGTCTTCATTTATTTCCAATAACCTTTGGAGAAATCTTCCCGGTCCCGGTATTACAGTATTAACTTTTGTGGTCTGTGGATTTCTGATGATTTACTTTTTGGGATCCAGAAGCTTTTGTAATTACGCATGTCCGTATGGCGCTATTTTCTCAGTTGTAGATCGCCTGGCTCCCGGCCGGATTGCACTTACCGGTGATTGTACTCAATGCGGGTTATGCACCGCCCGATGCCAGTCAGATATCAGGGTACATGAAGAAATTAACCGTTTTGGAATGGTAGTTAATCCTGCATGTCTGAAAGATCTTGATTGCGTGAGTGTTTGCAACGAACAAGCCATTCATTTCAGTTTTACCTCGCCTCCTTTATTTGGCAAAGATACCCAGGTAAAAAAATATTATTCTTACTCCCGTTTTGAGGATTTTGTAATCGGTATAATTTTTTTGCTGAGCCTGTTTATCCTCAGGGGACTTTATGAAACAATTCCGTTTCTGCTTGCAATTGCGATTTCTATTTTATTTGCCAGCTATTTCCTTTTCGCTTACCGGCTTATAAAAGAAAAGGGGATCTGTCTTTTTAATAACAACACCCTGAAAAAAATGGGGAGATATACTTCTGTCGGCAAATTTTCGCTGATCATAGGGTTGTTTATATTATCTTTCATGTTACACAGTATATTTATCCGTTGGCATTATTATTCAGGAACACGGGCATATCTTTTAGTCAAAAAATATGCTGAAGTTTCGGCAGGGGGCTATATGTCGCCTCACCTGTTTAAAACTGCAGACCTGGCATTAGTACATTTTAAAAAAATTGACAGGTGGGGTTTACTGACGCCGGCGAGCATAAATCGTCAGCTGGCTTCCTTATATCTGATGCAGAGGGATTATCCGTTGGCTGTACAGCATTTGCAAAAAACCTTACTGCAATCACCCGCTGATAATGAGGCGCGGTTGCGGTTGGGAAATGCATATCACCTTTGGGGTAAAAGCGCTGAAGCTTCCGACGTATTTCGGAATCTGATCTCCGGATTTGGACAACTATTTTCGAAACGAGATACAGCGATATTTGCGGGTGCAAATTCGCAATTGGGAGATATTTTAGTGTCTCAAAAAAAATACAGAAGTGCATTTCTTTGTTATTCTGCTGCTTTATCAATGGATTCCTGCAATGCTGTTCTGTGGCTTTCTTATGGATCCGCCCTGGTAAAAAACGGACAACTCTCCCGGGCAAAAGACTGCCTGATAAAAAGCCTGGAAATTGATCCCGGCTGTGCACCAGCACATTTTAACCTGGGAACAGTTTACGCGCTCATGAGTCAAACAGAAGATGCTGTACTGCATTACCGCTTGTCGGCTCAATTGAACCCTAAAAGGGCAGAAACATTCTGTAATCTCGGTATACTTTTTTTCAAACAGCACAAATTTAATGAAGCGGAAGTTGCTCTTGGCAAAGCAGGGGAATTGGATCCAAATTCAGCTATTATATATTCTTACATGGCCAAGGTGCTTGATGAAAAGAAGGAAAGCCACAGGTCGGATAATATTATTCAACAGTAA